Proteins encoded within one genomic window of Lactococcus garvieae:
- a CDS encoding HAD family hydrolase, which produces MPFQNIIFDLGGVILDLDSKRMNDRFHKLGVKDFERYFTLKEQTGFFEDLELGLITSEEFCERLRQAAEVELDDRVIEATWNLILKDFKKERMEFLENISKEYKIFLFSNTNSIHAECFEKRCVEQMGKSLESYFDAVFYSHGLHLRKPDKMAFEEVLLQAGLHAEETLFIDDNAANIYGAQKAGLQTIHLQSPQTILDLKLH; this is translated from the coding sequence ATGCCTTTTCAAAATATTATTTTTGATCTTGGTGGTGTTATTTTAGATCTAGATTCTAAAAGAATGAATGATCGGTTTCATAAGCTGGGAGTTAAAGATTTCGAGAGATACTTTACGTTAAAAGAACAAACAGGTTTTTTTGAAGATTTAGAGTTAGGTTTAATTACATCAGAAGAATTTTGCGAGCGTTTGAGACAAGCAGCAGAGGTAGAGTTGGATGATCGGGTTATCGAAGCTACCTGGAATTTAATTTTGAAGGATTTTAAAAAAGAACGAATGGAGTTTCTTGAGAATATTTCAAAAGAATACAAGATTTTTTTATTTTCAAATACAAACAGTATCCATGCGGAATGCTTTGAAAAAAGATGTGTGGAGCAAATGGGAAAAAGTTTAGAGTCTTATTTTGATGCTGTGTTTTACTCTCATGGTTTACACCTCAGAAAGCCTGATAAAATGGCCTTTGAAGAAGTTTTACTACAAGCTGGTTTACACGCTGAGGAAACTTTGTTTATTGATGATAATGCTGCCAATATATACGGCGCTCAGAAAGCGGGCTTGCAAACAATTCATCTTCAAAGCCCCCAAACAATTTTAGACTTAAAACTCCATTAA
- the prmA gene encoding 50S ribosomal protein L11 methyltransferase gives MNNWNSITVSILRAAEEAVSNILIEAGSAGVEINDSADYLNHQDLFGEVLPEVEQSEMVEVTAYYPENLPITELKSDIEQKIKALAGSFDLSNVEVRTNNLAEQDWADAWKKYFEPARITHDLTIVPSWTDYEPQSMAEKLIRLDPGMAFGTGTHPTTKMSLYALEQVIRGGETVFDVGTGSGVLSVASAYLGANEIYAYDIDEVAVRVARENIELNPNTEKIFVSANNLLEGIEKKAEIIVANILADILVLMTEDAFNLVKDEGYLIMSGIIAEKADMVIQSAENAGFFLETRMTQGEWNCVIFKKTENREGVIGG, from the coding sequence ATGAACAATTGGAACAGCATTACCGTAAGTATCCTACGTGCCGCCGAAGAAGCCGTCAGCAACATATTGATTGAAGCTGGTTCAGCGGGAGTGGAAATCAATGACAGTGCGGACTATCTCAACCATCAGGACCTCTTTGGAGAAGTTCTTCCAGAAGTGGAACAATCTGAAATGGTTGAAGTGACAGCTTACTATCCAGAAAATTTACCAATCACAGAGCTTAAGTCAGATATTGAGCAAAAGATAAAGGCTTTAGCTGGGAGCTTTGATCTATCCAACGTAGAAGTTAGGACCAATAATCTGGCAGAACAAGATTGGGCGGATGCTTGGAAAAAATACTTTGAGCCAGCCCGTATTACCCATGATTTAACTATTGTTCCAAGTTGGACAGATTATGAGCCACAATCAATGGCAGAAAAATTGATTCGTTTAGATCCTGGTATGGCTTTTGGTACAGGAACACATCCAACCACAAAAATGAGCTTATATGCTTTAGAGCAAGTTATACGGGGTGGAGAAACTGTCTTTGATGTGGGGACAGGGTCAGGTGTTCTTTCCGTAGCAAGTGCCTACTTAGGGGCAAATGAGATTTATGCCTATGACATTGACGAAGTTGCTGTTCGAGTAGCACGAGAAAATATTGAACTTAATCCCAATACAGAAAAGATTTTTGTTTCAGCCAATAATTTATTAGAAGGCATTGAAAAAAAAGCAGAAATAATCGTCGCTAATATCTTAGCGGATATCCTCGTTTTGATGACAGAAGATGCTTTTAACTTAGTTAAAGACGAAGGTTACTTGATCATGAGCGGAATTATCGCTGAGAAAGCAGATATGGTAATCCAATCTGCTGAAAATGCAGGTTTCTTCTTAGAAACACGCATGACTCAAGGAGAGTGGAATTGTGTGATTTTCAAAAAAACGGAGAATCGAGAAGGAGTGATTGGCGGTTAA
- the dtd gene encoding D-aminoacyl-tRNA deacylase, with protein MKIVIQRVKEASVTIENKVISEIKQGLLLLVAVEDADTDFDIDYAVRKISKMRIFSDENDKMNLSIQDVEGEILSISQFTLYADIRKGTRPSFSQAGNPAYAESMYLKFNDQFNHIVPTKAGVFAADMQVSLINDGPVTILVDTKNARK; from the coding sequence ATGAAAATAGTAATTCAAAGAGTTAAGGAAGCTTCAGTAACAATTGAAAACAAGGTCATAAGCGAAATCAAGCAAGGTTTACTGCTCCTTGTAGCTGTGGAAGATGCAGATACAGATTTCGACATTGACTATGCTGTACGTAAAATTAGTAAAATGCGTATTTTTTCGGATGAGAATGACAAGATGAACCTGTCTATTCAAGATGTCGAGGGAGAAATACTTTCGATATCGCAATTCACTCTTTATGCCGATATTCGCAAGGGAACGCGACCAAGCTTTTCTCAAGCGGGTAATCCTGCATATGCAGAATCAATGTATCTTAAGTTCAATGACCAGTTTAATCACATCGTACCGACGAAAGCGGGAGTTTTTGCAGCTGATATGCAAGTTTCACTTATCAACGATGGACCTGTAACTATACTTGTGGACACAAAAAACGCGCGTAAATAG
- a CDS encoding 3-deoxy-7-phosphoheptulonate synthase — MSFKIISPEINVDAVKMLGHLNSEQYQRKQARDKELESIIKGDDQRLLLIIGPCSSDNEEAVLEYAHRLAKLQEEVKDKIFMVMRVYTAKPRTNGDGYKGIIHQPDASGKADLINGIKMVRDLHYKVITQTGLTTADEMLYPENLPLVDDLVSYYAVGARSVENQQHRFVASGIDAPTGMKNPTSGNIKVMLNGIYAAQHEQDFLFGRAEVQTPGNPLAHAILRGGQDEHGKNIPNYYTDNLQEVIENYEKMGLENPFIIVDANHDNSGKKYMEQIRIVRQTLVNRDWDEKIHRYVRGFMIESYLEDGRQDSPEVFGKSITDACLGWEKTYALVHEIYKAESQEV; from the coding sequence ATGTCTTTCAAAATAATAAGCCCAGAGATAAATGTCGATGCGGTTAAGATGTTAGGACACCTTAATAGTGAACAATATCAAAGAAAACAAGCTAGAGACAAGGAGTTAGAATCAATTATCAAAGGTGATGATCAGAGGCTCTTGCTTATCATCGGTCCTTGTTCCTCTGACAATGAAGAAGCTGTACTTGAATACGCACATCGGCTAGCAAAACTTCAAGAAGAAGTTAAAGATAAAATATTTATGGTAATGCGTGTTTATACGGCCAAACCACGAACAAACGGAGATGGGTATAAAGGAATTATTCACCAGCCCGATGCTTCGGGGAAGGCAGATTTAATTAATGGGATAAAAATGGTTCGTGATTTGCATTATAAAGTAATTACGCAAACAGGGCTGACAACTGCAGATGAAATGCTTTATCCCGAAAATCTTCCCTTGGTTGATGACTTGGTTTCTTACTATGCTGTGGGTGCACGGTCTGTTGAAAACCAACAACATCGTTTTGTGGCCTCAGGTATAGATGCACCCACGGGGATGAAAAATCCAACTTCTGGTAATATTAAAGTCATGCTCAACGGAATATACGCGGCACAACACGAGCAAGACTTTCTCTTTGGACGGGCAGAAGTACAAACTCCAGGCAATCCATTGGCTCATGCAATCTTACGGGGCGGGCAAGACGAGCATGGAAAGAATATCCCAAACTACTATACCGACAACTTGCAAGAAGTCATTGAAAACTATGAGAAAATGGGTCTAGAAAATCCATTTATTATCGTTGATGCTAACCATGACAATTCTGGCAAGAAATACATGGAGCAGATTAGAATTGTCCGCCAGACCTTAGTTAATCGTGACTGGGATGAGAAAATTCATCGGTATGTTCGCGGCTTTATGATTGAATCTTATCTCGAAGATGGCCGTCAAGACAGCCCCGAGGTCTTTGGGAAGTCAATCACAGATGCTTGTTTGGGATGGGAAAAAACCTATGCCTTGGTACATGAAATTTATAAGGCAGAATCACAAGAAGTCTAG
- a CDS encoding RelA/SpoT family protein: MPSEPNFTGDQVVKLASAYMNEKDILLVRKALKCASIAHAEQYRASGEPYIIHPIQVAGILAKLQLDAVTVSAGFLHDVVEDTNFIQSDLVELFGEEIANIVDGVTKLGKVEYKSHEEQLAENHRKMLMAMSKDIRVILVKLADRLHNMRTLKNLRPDKQKRISSETMAIYAPLAHRLGIGSIKWELEDLSFRYLNETEFYRIRGLMNEKRAARENLVSEVIDKLNERMKDAQVDAEIYGRPKHIYSIYRKMHDKKKRFDEIYDLIAIRCLTDSTSDVYTTLGYIHDLWKPMPGRFKDYIANPKANGYQSVHTTVYGPKGPMEFQIRTHEMHQIAEYGVAAHWAYKQGRKAKVDVHEISETLNWINELVELQEQSGDSAEEFVKAVQEDILGDKIYVFTPTGAVQELPAGSGPIDFAYAIHTQVGDHATGAKINERMQPLNYVLKTGDKVEIITSKTSFGPSRDWIKLVKTNKARNKIKQFFKSQDKELSIHKGREMLQTELADNGFTPNQYLDKKHLDEVLEKLSYRDSEALFAAVGFGEISATAVFNRLTESERRKVEKEKLKAESEQLMKGEVKRENKNKNVMKIRHDGGVSVSGVDSMLVHISKCCNPVPGDKIVGYITKGRGVSIHRADCKNVQSQEDFEKRLIDVEWDDSQHLTKEYVANIHVYAFNRPNLLNDIVQVLSNTTKSLISINAHPTKDRKMANIHLSIGIKNLSDLTLIVDKIKMTPDVYSVKRTNG; encoded by the coding sequence ATGCCCTCAGAACCAAATTTTACCGGAGATCAAGTGGTTAAACTTGCCTCCGCCTATATGAACGAAAAAGACATCTTATTAGTACGTAAAGCTTTGAAGTGTGCTTCCATAGCCCATGCTGAGCAATATCGTGCGAGTGGGGAGCCTTACATTATCCATCCCATTCAAGTTGCGGGGATTTTAGCAAAGTTACAACTTGATGCAGTGACTGTATCTGCAGGCTTTTTGCATGATGTCGTAGAAGATACAAATTTTATACAATCTGATTTAGTAGAACTTTTTGGTGAAGAGATTGCTAATATTGTTGATGGGGTAACTAAGCTTGGTAAAGTAGAATACAAGTCCCATGAAGAACAACTAGCGGAAAATCATCGCAAAATGCTTATGGCCATGAGTAAGGATATCCGTGTTATCTTGGTTAAACTTGCTGACCGACTTCATAACATGCGTACTTTGAAAAATCTACGACCAGATAAACAAAAGCGTATTTCCAGCGAGACAATGGCGATATATGCCCCACTGGCGCACCGCTTGGGTATTGGAAGTATCAAGTGGGAGCTTGAAGATCTTTCTTTCCGCTATTTGAACGAAACAGAGTTTTACCGTATCCGCGGCTTAATGAACGAAAAACGAGCAGCACGTGAAAACCTAGTGTCAGAGGTTATTGACAAGCTAAATGAGCGTATGAAAGATGCTCAGGTTGACGCAGAGATTTATGGTCGACCAAAGCATATTTATTCCATTTATCGGAAAATGCACGATAAGAAAAAACGCTTTGATGAAATCTATGATCTGATTGCTATCCGGTGCTTGACAGATTCGACAAGTGATGTTTACACTACTTTAGGTTATATTCATGACCTGTGGAAGCCGATGCCAGGCCGTTTCAAAGACTATATTGCAAATCCAAAAGCTAACGGTTACCAATCGGTTCACACCACGGTTTACGGGCCTAAAGGACCGATGGAGTTCCAAATTAGAACCCATGAGATGCATCAAATAGCCGAATATGGGGTTGCAGCTCACTGGGCTTACAAGCAAGGACGTAAAGCAAAAGTTGACGTACATGAGATTTCTGAAACACTGAACTGGATTAATGAACTGGTCGAATTGCAAGAACAATCAGGTGATTCAGCCGAAGAATTTGTGAAAGCAGTCCAAGAGGACATACTTGGCGATAAAATTTATGTTTTTACCCCTACAGGAGCAGTTCAAGAATTGCCAGCAGGCTCTGGCCCGATTGATTTTGCATATGCTATTCACACGCAGGTTGGGGATCATGCGACAGGGGCGAAGATCAATGAACGTATGCAGCCACTCAACTATGTTCTAAAAACAGGTGATAAAGTTGAAATTATTACCTCAAAAACATCATTTGGTCCCAGTCGTGACTGGATAAAACTTGTTAAAACAAATAAAGCACGCAATAAAATCAAACAATTTTTCAAGAGCCAAGACAAAGAACTTTCAATCCATAAAGGACGCGAAATGCTTCAAACAGAGCTGGCAGACAACGGGTTTACACCTAACCAGTATTTGGACAAGAAACATCTAGACGAAGTACTTGAAAAACTCAGCTATCGTGACAGTGAAGCCCTTTTTGCAGCTGTTGGTTTTGGCGAGATATCGGCAACTGCTGTGTTTAATCGTTTGACAGAAAGCGAACGCCGTAAGGTTGAAAAAGAAAAGCTAAAAGCTGAATCTGAACAACTGATGAAGGGCGAAGTGAAACGGGAGAACAAAAACAAGAACGTCATGAAAATTCGTCATGATGGAGGAGTGAGTGTTTCTGGCGTTGATAGTATGCTGGTTCATATTAGTAAATGTTGTAATCCTGTGCCAGGCGATAAGATTGTGGGGTATATTACAAAGGGTCGCGGTGTTTCGATACATAGGGCAGATTGTAAAAATGTCCAAAGTCAAGAAGACTTTGAAAAACGTCTGATTGATGTAGAGTGGGATGATTCGCAACACTTAACTAAAGAGTATGTGGCTAATATCCATGTTTATGCTTTTAATCGTCCAAACTTGCTCAATGATATTGTTCAAGTTTTATCAAATACGACAAAGAGTTTAATTTCAATCAATGCTCATCCGACTAAAGACCGTAAAATGGCCAATATCCATCTTTCTATTGGTATCAAAAACTTGTCTGATTTAACCTTGATTGTTGATAAAATTAAGATGACTCCAGACGTTTACAGTGTAAAGCGGACAAATGGTTAA
- a CDS encoding phosphocarrier protein HPr codes for MASKEFHIVAETGIHARPATLLVQTASKFTSEINLEYKGKSVNLKSIMGVMSLGVGQGADVTITAEGADAEDALSTIAETMVKEGLAE; via the coding sequence ATGGCATCTAAAGAATTCCACATCGTTGCAGAAACTGGTATCCACGCACGTCCAGCTACATTGCTTGTTCAAACAGCTTCTAAATTCACTTCAGAAATTAACCTTGAATATAAAGGTAAATCTGTAAACCTTAAATCAATCATGGGTGTTATGTCACTCGGTGTTGGTCAAGGTGCTGATGTTACTATCACTGCTGAAGGTGCTGACGCTGAAGACGCTTTGAGCACAATCGCTGAAACAATGGTTAAGGAAGGTCTTGCTGAATAA
- a CDS encoding 16S rRNA (uracil(1498)-N(3))-methyltransferase codes for MANQYFIFKKQPPIGDIFAIDDQAAAHHIFTVMRANAGEKIQVVFKEGQVGVAEVVSSDQKTARLLEILDTHTELPVHATVALGFPKGDKLEFVSEKATELGASAIWGAPFKWSVAKWDAKKLSKKKDKLDKIVLGAAEQSRRQVLPEIRFFEKLTELIAEFAQFDQVLIAYEESAKAGEQSMFAQSMSQLQAGQKILFIFGPEGGIAPEEIALFEQAGAKLIGLGPRIMRAETAPLYALSALSTYFDLLK; via the coding sequence ATGGCAAATCAGTATTTTATATTTAAAAAACAACCCCCAATTGGCGACATTTTTGCAATTGATGACCAAGCAGCAGCACATCATATTTTTACGGTGATGCGGGCAAATGCTGGTGAAAAGATACAAGTGGTCTTTAAGGAAGGGCAAGTTGGTGTAGCCGAGGTTGTTTCAAGTGACCAAAAGACGGCCCGACTTCTAGAAATACTTGACACGCACACAGAGCTCCCTGTTCATGCAACAGTGGCACTAGGTTTTCCTAAAGGAGACAAACTAGAGTTTGTGAGTGAAAAAGCAACAGAGCTTGGTGCAAGTGCTATCTGGGGTGCTCCTTTTAAATGGTCAGTGGCAAAATGGGATGCAAAAAAACTCTCAAAGAAAAAAGACAAGCTCGATAAGATTGTTTTAGGGGCTGCAGAACAGTCTCGCCGACAAGTCCTTCCAGAAATTCGTTTTTTTGAAAAACTAACAGAGCTAATTGCCGAATTTGCACAGTTTGATCAAGTTTTAATTGCGTATGAAGAATCTGCTAAAGCAGGAGAACAATCTATGTTTGCCCAAAGTATGTCACAACTTCAGGCAGGGCAGAAAATTCTTTTTATTTTTGGGCCAGAAGGTGGCATTGCTCCAGAAGAAATAGCATTATTTGAGCAGGCTGGAGCAAAGCTTATTGGTTTAGGACCACGTATCATGCGTGCGGAGACAGCTCCTTTATATGCCTTGTCAGCACTGTCCACCTATTTTGATTTACTGAAATAA
- the secA gene encoding preprotein translocase subunit SecA — protein MPNIIKKLVENDKKELKKLHKMAQKVEAYEEEMAGLADEQLQAKTEEFRERAAAGESLDDMLYEAFAVCREAAKRVLGLFPFHVQIMGGIVLHNGDVPEMRTGEGKTLTATMPVYLNAISGKGVHVVTVNEYLTTRDATEMGELYNWLGLTVGLNLNSKSPEEKREAYTCDITYSTSAELGFDYLRDNMVTRFEDMVQRPLNYALVDEVDSILIDEARTPLIISGQAEGSSALYYRADQFAKTLVGRESYEEGDDYKIDLQSKTISLTDEGIDKAERFFDIENLYDMENVALTHFVDNALRANYIMLHDIDYMVDDQQEVLIIDQFTGRTMPGRRYSDGLHQAIEAKEGVPIQDESKTMASITIQNYFRMYKKLSGMTGTAKTEEEEFREIYNIQIIPIPTNRPIRRTDHPDLLYPTIEAKLNAVLEDVKRRHSEGQPILIGTVAVETSEIISKKLVEAKIPHEVLNAKNHFREAQIIMNAGQQGAVTIATNMAGRGTDIKLGPGVKEHPNPEYQGLAVIGTERHESRRIDNQLRGRSGRQGDAGVSQFYLSLEDDLMKRFGSERVSAFLDRMRISGDDAVIKSGLITRQIEGSQKRVEGNNYDSRKQVLQYDDVIREQREVIYAQRHEVIVATEDMTPALYGMFKRTIDRQVDGHAATGDLKEEENLLNLYETIENTMLSADTFSIDDLRGKSVQDIKDFLFEKVKEHYTTQMERLGDTERQVDFQRAVILRVVDNNWSEHIDHLDQMRQSVGLRGYAQNNPIVEYQEESHKMFNNMIGAIEFEVTRLMMKAQIHPQTAIQEQAPRVTVTASQENLTNVSQASSEGIDFSHVGRNDQCPCGSGKKYKNCHGRVHTA, from the coding sequence ATGCCAAATATTATTAAAAAATTAGTAGAAAACGACAAAAAAGAGCTCAAAAAATTACATAAAATGGCTCAAAAAGTCGAAGCATATGAAGAAGAAATGGCTGGCCTTGCAGATGAGCAACTCCAAGCCAAAACTGAAGAATTTAGAGAACGTGCAGCAGCGGGTGAAAGTCTTGATGATATGCTGTACGAGGCTTTTGCTGTCTGTCGTGAAGCAGCAAAACGTGTATTGGGATTATTCCCTTTCCATGTTCAAATTATGGGTGGTATTGTCCTTCACAATGGTGATGTCCCTGAGATGCGTACGGGTGAAGGAAAAACCTTGACAGCCACTATGCCTGTTTATTTGAATGCCATTTCTGGCAAAGGTGTACACGTTGTCACAGTTAATGAATACTTGACAACACGTGATGCAACCGAAATGGGTGAACTTTATAACTGGCTCGGTTTAACTGTCGGACTCAACTTGAACTCTAAATCACCAGAAGAAAAACGTGAAGCTTATACCTGTGATATCACATATTCAACTTCAGCAGAACTTGGCTTCGATTACCTCCGAGATAATATGGTAACGCGCTTTGAGGACATGGTACAGCGTCCTCTTAACTACGCCCTTGTCGATGAAGTGGACTCAATTTTGATTGATGAAGCGCGTACGCCCCTGATTATTTCTGGTCAAGCTGAAGGATCATCTGCTCTTTACTACCGTGCGGATCAGTTTGCTAAAACATTAGTAGGTCGTGAATCCTATGAAGAAGGTGATGATTATAAGATTGACTTACAATCAAAAACAATCTCACTTACAGATGAGGGGATTGATAAAGCAGAGCGCTTCTTTGATATTGAAAACCTTTATGACATGGAAAATGTTGCCTTGACTCACTTTGTAGACAACGCACTCCGTGCCAATTACATCATGCTTCATGACATTGACTATATGGTTGATGATCAACAAGAAGTTCTAATTATTGACCAGTTTACAGGTCGTACAATGCCTGGGCGTCGTTATTCAGATGGTTTGCACCAAGCGATTGAAGCAAAAGAAGGTGTGCCTATTCAAGATGAATCGAAGACCATGGCTTCTATCACGATTCAAAACTACTTCCGTATGTATAAAAAACTGTCAGGGATGACAGGTACAGCAAAAACAGAAGAAGAAGAATTCCGCGAAATCTATAATATACAAATTATTCCAATCCCAACAAACCGTCCAATTCGTCGTACAGACCATCCAGATTTGCTTTATCCAACGATCGAAGCAAAATTGAACGCTGTTTTGGAAGATGTAAAAAGACGTCATTCGGAAGGGCAGCCTATTTTGATTGGTACGGTTGCTGTAGAAACTTCAGAAATTATTTCAAAAAAATTGGTTGAAGCTAAAATTCCACATGAAGTTTTGAATGCAAAAAATCACTTCCGTGAAGCTCAAATCATTATGAATGCTGGTCAGCAAGGTGCTGTAACGATTGCGACAAATATGGCCGGTCGTGGTACCGACATCAAGCTTGGCCCTGGGGTTAAAGAACATCCAAATCCAGAATACCAAGGTTTAGCCGTAATCGGTACTGAGCGTCATGAAAGTCGCCGTATTGATAATCAGCTTCGTGGTCGTTCAGGACGTCAGGGAGATGCAGGTGTGTCTCAATTCTATCTTTCACTTGAAGATGATTTGATGAAACGCTTTGGTTCAGAACGTGTCTCAGCCTTCCTTGATCGTATGCGTATCAGTGGTGACGATGCAGTTATTAAATCTGGTTTGATTACACGCCAAATTGAAGGTTCACAAAAGCGTGTTGAAGGTAATAACTATGATTCACGTAAGCAAGTTTTGCAGTACGATGATGTTATACGTGAACAACGTGAAGTTATTTATGCTCAACGTCACGAAGTAATTGTAGCAACTGAAGACATGACACCTGCTCTTTATGGGATGTTCAAACGCACAATTGACCGTCAAGTAGATGGACATGCGGCTACGGGAGATCTTAAAGAAGAGGAAAATCTGCTTAATCTTTACGAAACGATTGAGAATACAATGCTTTCGGCTGATACTTTCAGTATAGACGACCTCCGTGGTAAGAGCGTACAAGATATCAAAGATTTCCTCTTTGAAAAAGTTAAAGAACACTATACCACACAAATGGAACGCTTGGGAGATACGGAACGCCAAGTTGATTTCCAACGCGCAGTGATCCTCCGTGTAGTTGACAATAACTGGTCTGAGCATATTGATCACCTTGATCAAATGCGTCAGTCAGTAGGACTTCGTGGGTATGCTCAAAATAATCCGATTGTTGAATATCAAGAAGAATCACATAAAATGTTTAACAATATGATTGGTGCTATTGAGTTTGAAGTGACTCGTTTGATGATGAAAGCTCAAATTCATCCACAAACAGCGATACAAGAACAAGCCCCACGTGTAACTGTGACAGCATCACAAGAAAACTTGACAAATGTGAGCCAAGCTTCATCAGAAGGAATTGATTTCAGTCACGTAGGCCGTAATGACCAATGCCCTTGCGGTTCAGGTAAGAAATACAAGAACTGTCATGGTCGCGTTCATACAGCTTAG
- a CDS encoding lysophospholipid acyltransferase family protein: MFYTFLRGLVRFLLFIFNGRAKYHHTERIPDKSENYILVAPHRMILDPVYMAFATRPKQFIFMAKKELFKNPFFAWWIKKCGAFPVDRENPGREVIQYPVKMLKKSDKSLIMFPTGSRHSNELKGGVTIIAKMAKVRIVPAVYQGPLSMKGIFKRERVQLNFGEPIDVSDIKKANAEGIEEVNRRLEAAFAQLDKEIDPDYKYIAK, from the coding sequence ATGTTTTATACATTTTTACGCGGCTTAGTTCGTTTCTTACTTTTTATCTTCAATGGTAGAGCCAAATATCATCATACAGAACGTATTCCAGATAAGTCAGAAAACTACATATTAGTTGCGCCTCATCGAATGATTCTAGATCCGGTTTACATGGCTTTTGCGACACGACCAAAGCAATTTATTTTCATGGCCAAAAAAGAACTTTTTAAAAATCCTTTCTTTGCTTGGTGGATTAAGAAATGTGGAGCATTTCCTGTGGATCGTGAAAATCCCGGCCGTGAGGTTATTCAATATCCCGTAAAGATGTTGAAAAAGTCAGATAAATCTCTTATTATGTTTCCGACTGGTTCGCGCCATTCTAATGAGCTTAAAGGGGGTGTAACAATTATAGCTAAGATGGCTAAGGTTCGTATCGTCCCAGCGGTTTATCAAGGGCCTTTGTCAATGAAGGGGATTTTTAAACGGGAAAGAGTACAACTGAATTTTGGTGAGCCCATCGATGTTTCAGATATAAAAAAAGCCAATGCGGAAGGTATTGAAGAGGTTAATCGCCGTTTGGAAGCTGCTTTTGCCCAACTTGATAAGGAAATTGATCCAGATTACAAGTATATTGCGAAATAA